Within Lolium rigidum isolate FL_2022 chromosome 5, APGP_CSIRO_Lrig_0.1, whole genome shotgun sequence, the genomic segment GCGCCGGCGCCGGACGGCGGCGCGGAGGTaagtaagaagaagaagaagaggagcctCAAGCCTAGCTTCGAGGACCAGGCCCTCCGCCGCTGGTCTGCGAGGGCGCCCTCACAGCGTGCCTCCTTCCCCTGGCAGCAGCCGCGGCCGGCTCACCGAGAAGACGAAGCCGCGCACGCCCAAGAACCCACTAGCGCCACGTTGCGGTCCATCGTCGAGTACTTCGACTACGACTCCTCGGCTGGTGGTGTTGATGTTGGTGTTGGTGCACGAGGCGACAGAGGAGCGGGCGAGAGCAAGAACAGTGTAGCTCTCGGCGAGGCGGCACAGGTTCGGGACGAAGAGCCGCGTTCCCAGCCGAGTTATCTGCTCGGGAGCCGGCCGGTCTCCGCGCCGTGGATGCACGGGCAAGAAAGACACGCCGCCGTCGACCGGCTGGTTTCGGGTCCGGCGGATGATGAAGACGAGGAAGAGGCCGACAGGAACAGTGTGCTCGACGATGAGCTAGGTTCGGTGGATGATGACAGGAATGGTGTGTTCGATGATGAGCTAGGTTCGGTGGAAGAAGACGAGGAATGGGTGGACAATGTTGCGGTATCGAAAGAAGAGCCAATTGCCGAGGACTTAGAAGGGGAATTGTACGAGGATGAGGATCCTGCCTCGCCGACAGCAAATTCTTCTTTCCAGCTGGATCCTATACTGGACCGAGGTTCTACAGGCAGTGGTTTCGATGTCAGTACTAGACGAAGCAGTGTAAGCTCAATCGTCAACACGTTGAGGAATTCCATGGAGGAAAGTGCCACAACTGGGCGTTCCGACGCGGAAGATTTCGTCCAGAAGCTTGGTCCAGTGCTGCTTCCATGGGAGAGGGAGGATGCTTCTGATGGCGGCATGCGAAGGAAGCATAGCAATTCCGAGCTGGCAGAGAGGACTATCCCGGAACCGGAGCTCCGGAGGCTTAGAGATGTGGCGTTGAGGATGAAGGAGAGGATGAGGGTTGGTCCAGGAGGGGTTACTCAGACCATTGTGGAGACCATCCACAGCAAATGGAAGGTGGATGAGGTGGTCAAGATGAGGTTCGAAGGCCCTCCAAGCCTGAACATGAAGAGAACTCATGAGTTGCTAGAGGTACCTATTGCTATGGCCTTTCTATCCTCTTTGATTTTGCCTTGTCACTACAACCATGGATTGAGCCAAATCATGTGctgttcttgtatttttttttttttttcagtttaGTGGAATCTGATATGCATTTGTGGCCTTGTATTTGTCAATCAGGACAGGACTGGAGGAACTGTGATATGGAGGTCAGGGAGGTCCATTGTCTTATATCGAGGGATGAACTACAACCTTCGATGTGTGCAGTCATATGCCAAAACAGCGGAAGTTGATTCGTCTCAAGAGGCTGGTGATGCCATTAGTGCTGTACCCAGCTCCTTGCAAAAGTCAAGTGCAAACGACGTGAATCGAGTGATATCTATTGTGATACCCTCTCATGAAGCTGCAGAAACATTTGATATCGATAGCTTCTTGGATCAGTTGGGACCACGGTACAAGGATTGGTCTGGTCGCAGCCCCATCCCTGTGGATGCTGACTTGCTTCCCGGTTTAGTTCCTGGGTACAAGCCACCATTCAGGCAACTTCCTTACAGGACTAAAATTAGTTTGAAAGATAAGGAAATGACAGCTCTGCGTAGACTTGCAAGACAAACTACTCCACATTTCGCTCTAGGTACTGGAGTGGAGTTGCTTGATTGCTGTACTTACTTGTACTCAATCTTCAATTATTTTTCCCCTCAGAAAAAAAATCTTCAATTATTTTGTCACCGTTCTTAATAACATGTTTATGGATAGGGAGAAACAGGGAACACCAAGGCCTAGCTACTGCTATTGTTAAATTGTGGGAGAAAAGTTCTATTGTAAAGATTGCTATAAAGAGGGGGGTGCCGAACACATCCAATGATAGAATGGCAGAGGAAATCAAGGTAAAACACACATATTTCAATATCAATATGCCACGTTATCTGAGTGCTTAACGGTACACAAGATTGTTTTATAGGCAGATTTTCTGCTTTTGCTTGCTTATGAGGATGCAATATGTTAGCCATTGCCCCTTAGTATTGTTTCTATAATTCATGGCATAAATTATACTGTTGGAAACCTTGAAGAGTCGGTTGGGGAGAAAGCACTGTTTCACAACAATGTAGCAAATGGAAAACATTGGGCATCTATGAAATAGATGTTGTATTTCCTTTTCACACTGTGCTATGTTTGCTCTTCTCCTGCTGAATCTTCTGAAGTGTGTTTTGAACTCATTGTGTCCTTCCTCGTATTGCAGCCTATGCATTTTTTTTTCTGTTAGAACGTGTCTTGAATCTGTGTAATAAAACACTTGCAGAAATTGACAGGAGGAGTACTTGTCTCGAGGAACAAGGAGTATATTATTTTCTATAGGGGAAATGACTTCGTAACGCCTAAAGTAAGGCAGGTATTGGTGGAACAGCAACAACACGCAATCACTCAGCAGGATCAAGAAGAGCTGGCCCGGCTTAAAGCATCAGCCTCAATTGCTCCCATCTCCAATTCATTAAAGAACCCTCTAGTTGCTGGCACTCTTGCAGAAACCAGAGAAGCCACATCTCGATGGGGGGAATCACTTAACGATGAGCTGAGGAAAAAGGAGAATACTCGCTTGATTTTGGCAAAACATACCTCTCTTTTGAGGAACATGAAGAGAAAACTGATTTTGGTATGTTCTTGTAGAGAAAAAAGTCTATATTTTCCTACATTTTCATTCATTCTCTCCTTTTTTAGGAAATTTTTGGTTGCGATCTCAGTGCAATAATAAGTTAGTAACAAGTCTTATGTGTCCAGGCGAAAACAAAAGTTGCAAAAGCAGAGATGGCTTTGGCCAAAGTTCAGAAATATCTGTCTCCAGCAGAGCTTCCAACTGATCTGGAAACTGTTACAGATGAGGAGCGTTTCTTATTTCGCAGAATTGGCCTGAAAATGAAGGCCTTTTTGATGCTTGGTACAACTCACTTTTCACGTAACAGTTGCATTATGGAATGCATAGGATGAACAGTGCATGATTTACCTCAATGTGTTAATTTTGTAGGCAGACGAGAAGTTTTTGATGGAACTGTGCAAAACATGCACTTTCATTGGAAGCATCGAGAGTTGGTCAAAATTGTTGTGAAGGGGAAGACCTTTGAACAAGTGAAACATATTGCTATTTCTCTAGAAGCTGAGAGTGGAGGCGTGCTCATTGCACTCGACAGGACAACAAAAGGATATTCGATAATTTTCTACCGTGGTAAGAACTATAAAAGGCCCGAAGTTATAAAGCCACGGAACCTATTGACAAGGAGAAAGGCAATGGCGAGGTCTATTGAGCTCCAAAGGCGAGAGGTAACTCAATCGTAAACTCTGATCTCCCTCTTTTTGTATAATTTGAACTAACCTTTTGTATATCGGATGGATGGACATTTTCAGGCATTAAATCACCATATCTCAGTTCTGCGACACAAGATCTGGAAGATGAAGTCCCAGCTTGTAAGTCAATTTGTATCCCATTTCATTGGATCTGAATCTTGAACTGCCATGTAAACTCTTCTTGATGATGCACTACATGTTTGTTATCATCATCAGGTACAGATGAGGGCAGCTGGGGAAAGGCAGGATGCAGGGTTACTCCAAACAGTTGACGAGGATTTGTCTTCAGATGATGATAATATAGAGGTAAAACATACATGACACCTGACTGGCATAGCAAAATACCCAATTAGAGGATTCCCTTGCAAGCACTCTTTGCTAGTAGAATGTGCAAGTGCCCATGCGTTTCACCTCAATATCTCAAGTGCTCTTTTTAACAAGTTGCTCAGAGCAGTTGCTTTTGAAAACTTAGAGGTTGATAGGTAGTTTCTGCTATTGCAGGATGAAGGAGATGAAGCTTACCTGCAAACTTACAtcagcgacgacgaggatgatGCTGACAATGATTCCAACGAATATCTCTGAGTTGTGGTAGTTTGAACTGATGAAACTCCAGGCCAATGTTCTTCCCTCACATAGACACAGTTCAAAACAAGACAAATTCGGTTAGGGCACACTGATAGCATGTAGTTCTGAACTGAAGATGTTAGCAGTATGTGGCTCATATGGCTCCTTGCCAACAGGTCGAAGTGTAACGCTGTTGCCGATAGTGAGTTCCAAAACCAACAAGGCTGCAACCCCAGTGGCATCATTGTTCTACAGATTCAACGAGGTTTCCTCTGGCAAGCCCAAGCCAGTCTTTCTTGGGAGGAGGAGGTCTGCAAGAGGAAATCTAAACGAGGCTTCGGTGCGTTCCTCTTGCAGCAGCTGTAAATTGATGTATGTAGTGTTTGATCTACTCTACAGATTCTACTGATGCTGGATATTTCTGGAAGGCACTAGTTTCTGGGGAGTTTGCAGCGCTGATGATTTCCTCCTGAACCATTGCAAAATTCTAAAGTTCATGTGTTTGTTTAGGCGTTTGGATCCAAACACATGTTTTCACGTGGTTCAGGAAttgtattagtacaaagtttgcAGGATTGCACCGTAAAAATATCTATACTTTCATTCGACTTTCCTGTAATTTCTTATGCTATTTTAGAGCATCTGATCCACAtaatttcctaaaacacaaaaatatggaaaacatcggattacaacttttttttgcattttatgAAATNNNNNNNNNNNNNNNNNNNNNNNNNNNNNNNNNNNNNNNNNNNNNNNNNNNNNNNNNNNNNNNNNNNNNNNNNNNNNNNNNNNNNNNNNNNNNNNNNNNNATTCCTCCAATTTATATTACATATGGATGTATGTGACTAGCCATAGTGCAAGTAATTTTCTAATAATTTAGAATCGAACTTAGTAAATTTACCTACATGGTAGTGAGTTAATGGAGAGAGAAAGATGaaataacatagctagttactgtaacatcacatttTTCAAGATACGCTAGATCTGCAAGCTAATTGATGAATTTATCTAGTATGATACTACCTTGATGACTAATGTCACGTGCATGACACTAGCTTAAGTTATTATGCACTGTGATTCTCTTAGCTCGGTCTAGgtaatttgcttatgtggcactatattaaattatattaaataagaaaagataTTGGTGTTGTATCTTATCTAAGATACAACTCTTGCAGAAAACAATTGGCAAAATCAATTGATATACCAATCACATGCAAATATATACACAAAATCATTAAATGTAGATACAACTATTAAGATATAATGCATTGGAGAGCTTGTATCTTAACATATACCATTGTTTGGGATAACACGCTaacatactatgcattgtgaaagGCCTAAGGCtgaccatagtgctagtatcttaggtagtaccatgcattttaggccacaaaaatgctgatgtggcatatAATTAAGGAGGAGAAATAAGATTAGAGTAACGTAGATGGATACTATATCATAGCGCATGTTACGAGAAAGTTAGtgctaaatagatcttgtacagaTATTTGTATTGGGATTTTACAAAATAATCAATTTAGAAGACTATGATATTACTCTAGTAcaacccactatagagataatatcatagacaagtatcatatgcatgatactactatatgatacgtaGTAGTATGCACTATGACCGGTCTTAGTACCAAGAAAACAAAGCTAACTAATAAATAGCACAATTAATTCTGTGAAAATACTCTTATGTTTTGTGTTAATTAATTGTGTTGCATGTGGTTTCTTCTTCATGCAACATTTATTATAATGAGCACTATTCTAAAAGTAGAAATCTAATCAATTTCTCTTTATTAGCGTTAGTGGTCTTGTATAGATGAAAAATGTAATTTTACCGGTGATTTTGTATTCAAGAACGGAAGGAGTAGCGACCGTAGACTCTATGGCATCGTCATGAAACACATGCAGCGGCAGCGCGCCGCAAGGTGACAATCGAAGAATAAATGGCAAACGCAATCTCGCAGGGATACCGCGCGCACCTCACCGTGGGACGCCATCTTCCGACCGCCGCCAACGGCGGTGGctgccgcgacgacggcgagcagTGCCACCGCCATCGCCAGGGGCaccgcgctggcggcgccggcgcgggaCGGAGCCATGGAGGATCGACGCGCGCGACGGGAGCAGCGGTGGCTCAGCCGCGCGGTAGCTCCTACTGACAGTGAGAGAGCGAGTGAAGAGAGCGACGGGGGAGAGGAGGGCAGGGCGCAGCGCGGTTGGTGGCGGGCAGTATTTGTAGCGGGCGGAGCGGAGGCACTGTGGCTGGTTTGACTGAGCCGATGGCGAGGGGCTAGAAGGAGGAAGCACGTCAGGTGGCGACGCCGGGAAGATAGCGCTGTTTGGATCGTGTGAACCGCCCGCGCTCGCGGGCTCCGGCTTCCGGGCAGGCGGATCCAGACGTCGACGGATGCGCACAGCCGATCGAGTCAGTCGCCGATCTCTTCACCTGAGATCTCTCTCTCCTTAATTATTTGGGTCACTCCTGGACGCTGCTCTTTGGCATCCACCGCATGCACGCGTGACGCACTACTGCTGCCtacctgtgtgtgtgtgtccacCTCCGTCTCCTCTCACTGTTCGAATTAATTTTGATGCTCTCGCATCTATCCGTCCGTACATTAATTTCATTTTGTGAGATATCTTCAAGCCGTTGTCATTGATTACCTTATCAATTATAATGGCCTAAGTTACATTAATATTGCAAATATGGGGACATACTACAGTAGTACTAAGCATTAGTATTCATCGTGATATACTTATATTTATTATCATAAACTATATCTAGGAGTATATTAGTATCACAAGCTAAAATTAATATTTCATAGCCTGGTAGAACTTTATGAAATCTAGAATTTTCCACCGTTTATTTAAAAAGTTATATCTACGAAATTATATTGTTCTCaaatgaattgcatggtattaagTCGGGTTTTTTTTCTGAGAATTTGGTATTAAACTGGTGGTGTGTCATGTATGCAACACGTGGGTGAGCCCTTCTTCGTCAAAAAATTGTGGCCCACCATTTGGCCCATTCTCTTTCATTATCATGTGAGTAATGATGATTCTGGAGGATGATATTAAACAAAAAAATTATGCTGATCTGTTTAACTGCCAAAAGGGTAAATGGCCCATCAAGTACTTGGGAACTCCAGTTTGTGCTAGAAGAGCTTCTGTAGCCGATATGAGTTTCTTGGGAGAAAAAACTAAGAACAAAATGAGTGGATGGATTGGAAACTCCATGTCCATTGGGGGGAGGGTGATCAAGATTGATGCTTGCCTTGCTAGCACTGCTGTGTACCAAATGTCCTTGAGGCTCTTGCACAAAACAAATATTGAACAAATTGATAAGCCTATCAGGTCTTTCTTTTGGGCTGGTAGTGCTGATAAAAGAATATATCATTTTGTTAGGTGGAGATGGATCTGTAAACCAAAACAAAAAGGTGGCCTAGGAGTAAAAGACTTGTCCAAGTTTAATATTAGTCTGATGTGTAAATGGTGGTGGAAATTGGAGCATGATCCTGGTCCATGGCAGGATTTTATGAGACTGAAGTACTTGAGAGGTAAAGGCATTTATTATGCAAAACATAGACCTGGAGATTCTCCACTTTGGTCTGACATGTTGAAAATTAGAGATATTTATCTCTGTGGTAGAAGAATGAAAGTTGGAAATGGAATTCTGACTAGTTTCTGGGGAGATTCCTGGTGTAGCACCAGTCCTCTCAAAGAAATGTTCCCTGTCCTTTTTGATATCTGCAATGAACAGAGTGTCACTGTTGCTGAGGCAGTTGCCATGGGTTGGAGGTTCTCATATAGGAGGTGGTTGACCCCTGATCTTATCATCCAAGAGGCTGGGTTGTTTCAACTGATGGCTCAAACACATTTGTCAACAGATAATGACTTACACAGATGGAAATGGTCAAAGAAAGGCAATTTTACTGTGAAGTCTGTGTACAAAAAGATTTGTGGTGGAGGAAGGGACAGATCGTTTAGGCATCTTTGGAAAAGCAGAATTCCACTTAAGATCAAAGTTTGGCTCTGGTTGATCTGGCACAATGCCATTGCCACTAAGGATAATCTTCTCAAACGCAACTAGTCTGGGGATTCAATTTGCCAGTTCTGTGATGAGCAAGAAACTATTAATCATCTTTTCTTTGGTTGTTCAGCAGCCAAATTTGTTTGGAGTGCGGTAGCTACTGCTATCAATTCTCCTACTCGTTCTGGGAGCTTCTTACAATTTTTCTGGTGGTTCCCACAGTTTATCCATGCAAGTCGCAATACACAGAtagctggcttggtagctattTGTTGGGCCATTTGGAAACTTAGAAATAGGGCTTGTTTTGAGAAAAAACTGATCAGCTCTCCCCTTGATCTAATCAGCTATGTTGCTGTGTTTATGAACTATTGGTCAGGTTTACATGGAGATCGAGATGCTTCTGAACTTCGTGCGGGTGCCGATGGCCTCTTACGCCTTGCTGTTGCGGATGGAGCCGGAAATTCTTTCACTAGAAGTGCTGGACGTGTTGATCAACTTCGCTTGGAGGATAAGAAAACTGATGACTCAAACGACGACACCACTTCCTGATGTCGTGCTGAAGATCTACCAAAAAGCTTATCGAGTGCTGCTAAAGATGTTTCATTCTGTTTTGTTATCCTAGATCCCCTTGCTGTTGACAAGGGTTGTCCTTTGCTAAACTTTCAGCCTGGTTCTGTAATAGTTTCTCTGAACGTTAGCATTAGGCGGCGATCTCTCCCCCctcttttgctttttctttcaTGGCAAAACTGTGATGTATTTTCGTTATCTCCCTgataatgaaaattcgatcccCTGGTGGgtcgtttgaaaaaaaaaacagttttaGCTAAGGAGCTGAGGATAGGCATAACTATACTATACTCACCACATACTTAATTAAAATACAAATGATGTTCATGTCCACCATGTCATGAACAAAGGAAATGATGAAGATGAACCCTCCTACTGTATTAGTTCAAGAGGaaactgaaagaacatttccccgcCTCTTATGGTTTTGTGTGTTAGATGATAACATTACCAATAATCTAATGTATTGCTAAGTATTGCAGAATTCTTATATAAGATTTGTTGACCAGCATCGGACCCCAAAAATTATGTGTGAGATCAACTTGTGTTGAAAAGAGGCTGCAGCATTAGGCTCCAGGATAATCCGGGAACGGATTATTTCCAATAACAGACTTCATCGCGGCCAAATGCGCGCGAGCCCCTGTATGccctcccctcccccccccctcccGCCCGTATTATTGGTCGTATTATCCAGACCCTTCTTTCGCCCAATGTATTCATTTGTGGATGGGTATAAATACCCGATCCACAACCGATCGAGTAACTCGCCAATCTTTACCTGAGATCTCTCTTTCCTTAATTATTTGGATCATGGACACTGCTATTTGGCAATGCGTGACGCACTGCTGCTACTACTAATGGTCGATCCTTTCAACATTAATACTCCTTCCGATTCATATTAGTTTTGTTTGGATGGTTGATTTATGTAGCGACCTTATGTGATCCTTGAACTGTAACAGACACGATCCCAAATAATGAAATAAATGAGGCCATATGCATCAATttattccccatttcgaaaaaa encodes:
- the LOC124656767 gene encoding CRM-domain containing factor CFM3, chloroplastic/mitochondrial-like, which produces MALLFPHPTLSPKPPFPLTRPRRTTCISGASSALPSAAAPSPSTSSRYKAPAPDGGAEVSKKKKKRSLKPSFEDQALRRWSARAPSQRASFPWQQPRPAHREDEAAHAQEPTSATLRSIVEYFDYDSSAGGVDVGVGARGDRGAGESKNSVALGEAAQVRDEEPRSQPSYLLGSRPVSAPWMHGQERHAAVDRLVSGPADDEDEEEADRNSVLDDELGSVDDDRNGVFDDELGSVEEDEEWVDNVAVSKEEPIAEDLEGELYEDEDPASPTANSSFQLDPILDRGSTGSGFDVSTRRSSVSSIVNTLRNSMEESATTGRSDAEDFVQKLGPVLLPWEREDASDGGMRRKHSNSELAERTIPEPELRRLRDVALRMKERMRVGPGGVTQTIVETIHSKWKVDEVVKMRFEGPPSLNMKRTHELLEDRTGGTVIWRSGRSIVLYRGMNYNLRCVQSYAKTAEVDSSQEAGDAISAVPSSLQKSSANDVNRVISIVIPSHEAAETFDIDSFLDQLGPRYKDWSGRSPIPVDADLLPGLVPGYKPPFRQLPYRTKISLKDKEMTALRRLARQTTPHFALGRNREHQGLATAIVKLWEKSSIVKIAIKRGVPNTSNDRMAEEIKKLTGGVLVSRNKEYIIFYRGNDFVTPKVRQVLVEQQQHAITQQDQEELARLKASASIAPISNSLKNPLVAGTLAETREATSRWGESLNDELRKKENTRLILAKHTSLLRNMKRKLILAKTKVAKAEMALAKVQKYLSPAELPTDLETVTDEERFLFRRIGLKMKAFLMLGRREVFDGTVQNMHFHWKHRELVKIVVKGKTFEQVKHIAISLEAESGGVLIALDRTTKGYSIIFYRGKNYKRPEVIKPRNLLTRRKAMARSIELQRREALNHHISVLRHKIWKMKSQLVQMRAAGERQDAGLLQTVDEDLSSDDDNIEDEGDEAYLQTYISDDEDDADNDSNEYL